In a genomic window of Branchiostoma floridae strain S238N-H82 chromosome 19, Bfl_VNyyK, whole genome shotgun sequence:
- the LOC118406433 gene encoding alpha-2,8-sialyltransferase 8B-like encodes MRKCVTRTPVRHYRTCAIVGNGGILLNSSCGNEIDCHDYVIRINMAPVKNYEKDVGMGTNITFVNFSLAKTLLKKLSDNTTRGEVVERLSSVNHGIISYVKHMPTQVKKALQAIDSSLVQNGMNVTVTYSLDNVPVKMTRILRTTLIPKLKSPTSGLIAYILGTTFCDVINLYGFYPFTTDMRNRTLFYHYYDHIPVNHRNRHNFNIEYDFLTTLHNTGAIRLVSDICK; translated from the exons ATGAGAAAATGCGTCACTCGAACACCAGTTCGTCACTACCGCACATGCGCAATCGTCGGCAATGGCGGGATTCTACTCAACAGCAGCTGTGGGAACGAGATCGATTGccatgattacgtcatcagaATCAACATGGCGCCCGTCAAGAACTATGAGAAG GACGTTGGAATGGGGACGAACATAACTTTCGTCAATTTCAGCCTTGCCAAAACCCTCCTAAAGAAACTGTCAGACAACACCACACGGGGAGAGGTTGTGGAACGTTTGTCGTCTGTGAATCATGGAATCATCAGCTACGTTAAACACATGCCAACGCAAGTCAAGAAGGCTCTTCAAGCCATAGACAGCAGTCTGGTACAGAATGGCATGAACGTCACAGTCACATACTCTTTAGACAACGTGCCAGTAAAAATGACTCG CATACTACGCACCACTCTGATCCCAAAGTTGAAGTCCCCAACATCCGGGCTCATTGCCTACATCCTGGGAACGAcgttctgtgacgtcatcaacctGTACGGCTTCTACCCGTTCACCACGGACATGCGCAACAGGACGCTGTTTTATCATTACTATGATCATATTCCCGTTAATCACAGAAATAGGCATAACTTTAATATAGAATATGACTTTCTTACAACGCTTCACAACACCGGGGCTATTAGGCTGGTTTCAGACATATGTAAATGA
- the LOC118407199 gene encoding alpha-2,8-sialyltransferase 8B-like, with protein sequence MEENNSKCRKKRKCVTRTPVRHYRTCAIVGNGGILLNSSCGNEIDCHDYVIRINMAPVKNYEKDVGRKTNMTSVNWTLTKILMKKLSDNDTREGVVDSLSTVNHGIISYVKVMLDEAKEALRALDSSLARSGMNVTVTYSLHTVQPILTRMLRAKLVPKLRVPTSGLIAYILGTTFCDVITLYGFYPFATDMRNRTLFYHYYDHIPVNHRNRHNFNIEYDFLKKLHNTGAIRLVSDKCK encoded by the exons ATGGAGGAAAACAactcaaaatgtagaaaaaagagaaaatgcGTCACGAGAACGCCGGTTCGTCACTACCGCACATGCGCAATCGTCGGCAATGGCGGGATTCTTCTCAACAGCAGCTGTGGGAACGAGATCGATTGCCATGATTACGTCATTAGAATCAACATGGCGCCCGTCAAGAACTATGAGAAG GACGTTGGAAGGAAGACGAATATGACTTCCGTCAATTGGACCCTCACCAAAATACTCATGAAGAAGCTGTCAGACAACGACACACGGGAAGGAGTTGTGGACAGTTTATCGACTGTGAATCATGGAATTATCAGCTACGTTAAAGTAATGCTAGACGAAGCCAAAGAGGCTCTTCGAGCTCTGGACAGCAGCCTGGCACGGAGCGGCATGAACGTCACAGTTACATACTCTTTACACACTGTGCAACCAATACTCACACG TATGTTACGTGCAAAGCTGGTACCAAAACTGCGCGTTCCGACTTCCGGGCTCATCGCCTACATCCTGGGAACGAcgttctgtgacgtcatcaccctgTACGGCTTCTACCCGTTCGCCACGGACATGCGCAACAGGACGCTGTTTTATCATTACTATGATCATATTCCCGTTAATCACAGAAATAGGCATAACTTTAATATAGAATATGACTTTCTTAAAAAGCTTCACAACACCGGGGCTATCAGGCTGGTTTCAGACAAGTGTAAATGA